The Stigmatella aurantiaca DW4/3-1 genome contains the following window.
GCGCTGAACCTCCAGTATGCCCCCGCCAACCTGAACCCGCTGGATGAGATGGCGGCAGCCCGGGAAGAGGTGTGCAACGCGGCGGACGACAACTGTAACGGACAAGTCGACGAGGACTTCGAATGTACCGGCTCGGGCAGCCGCAACTGCACGGCCTGGTGCGGGGCGGAGGGGACGCAGGCCTGCGACGCGGCCACGTGTGGCTATGGGGAGTGTACCTCCGCGAGTTGCTGCCGGGCGGATGCCGACTGCGCGAGCGGATTCTATTGCGAGGACTCCCGCTGCACGGCGCAGCAGGAGAATGGGTCTTCCTGCACCAGCGCCCATCAGTGCTCCACGGGGCAGTGCGTGGACGGGGTGTGTTGCAACAGCGCCTGTGAGGGGGAATGCGACGCCTGCAACCTGGAGGGCCACTTGGGCACTTGCAGCCTGGCTCCCGCCACCGTGGAGTGCCGCAGCGCGGAGGGCGAGTGCGACGTGGCGGAGTCCTGCACGGGAAGCTCAGCGGCGTGCCCCGGGGATGCCAAGAAGCCTGCCACCGCCGAGTGCCGGGGCCCGGCGGGTGCCTGCGATGTGGCCGAGCACTGCACGGGCTCCAGCAACCACTGCCCGGCGGATGGATATGCCTCCAGCACCACGCAGTGCCGGGAGGTGGGAGGCGAGTGCGACGTGGCGGAGTCCTGCACGGGGACCGGGGCCAGCTGCCCGGCGGACAGCTTCCAGAGCGCGGGGACGGAGTGCACCCGTGACAGCAACGTGTGCACCCGTGACGTGTGTGACGGGGCTGGCAGCTGTGGCCACCCGGCGCTGCCCTCGGACACGTCTTGTGGCACGAGCTACGGGACGTGGGGAAGCTGTGGAGGGTTCAGCGACTTCTGCGATACGACCGGGACGCAGTCACGGACGGTGACGGCTTCCACCTGCGGCACTGGGACGTGCAGCCCTTCGAGCACCACCTGGGAGACGCAGGCGTGCACGCGTGCGGCGCCTGACACGGCCTGTGCGCAGCCGAACTACGGGGAGTGGAGCCCGTGCAGCTACAGCGATACGTGTGCTCAGACCGGGACGCAGCACAGGACGGTGAAGCGTTACGCGTACAGTTGTGCCACGGGGCAGTGCGAGGAGTCCACCTTCACCGAGACGCAGGCCTGCACACGCAGTACGGCGGGAGTGCAATGCCGCGCGGGCGGGGTCTGCGATGTGGCCGAGTACTGCTCGAATGGCTCCTGCCCTGCGGATGCGAAGATGCCAACGGGCGCCTCCTGCGATGACGGCAACGCGGGCACCACGGGCGACCGGTGCGATGGCGCCGGGGTGTGCACCGGCTGCGGCGACGGGGTGAAGAATGGCGCCGAAGTCTGCGACGACGGCAACATCGTCACGGAGACGTCCTGCCCCTATGGCCAGGCGACCTGCATCCGGTGCAATGCCACCTGCACCCAGGTCCTGAACCTCACGGGAGAGGTTCCTGGCAGGAGTTGCTCACGCAAGACGGTGACGTGGTCCCAGTCACAGCCGGCTTGGCAAGGCAATTCCCGTACCCAGGGCCCCTATTCCTGCTCTGGCCAGGTTTCCGCGGCCAGCGATGGGGCCTCCGCCAGCGTCGGAGCGAGCGGCTCGGAGCGCGACGGCTCAGCCCGATTCATCTGCGACGACGGCACGTGGGTCCTTCAGCAGGGCTCCTGCAACGGCAAAATCGTCGCGACCAGTATGCCCACCAAATGCGCCAGCGCCAATCCCACGGAGCAAATGTGGATCGGCTGGTACGTGAGCGATCTCAAGCGATGCGCGGATACCGCCGGACTCAATTTCTGGGTCGGGCAATTCAATAACAAGACCGATTGCAAATTCCGGGAAGGCTTCTACTGGCACACCTTCAATGGCGTTTCTTATAATTTCGCCTACGCGGACAGTTGCTGGAGATTTGCTTTTCAAATGAGCGCGACCCTCACGGGGGAGTGGCCCAGGCCACCGGCCTACAGCACTCACGTCTCCCCTGAAGTGGAGGCGGACCTCTGCGGTTCGTTGGCCTATCCTTGGACAGGCATCAGCAGCACCGGCATGAATTGCAAGTTCCCACCGGGTTGACCTTTGGGCGCCCCTGGCCGAAGCGACGAATGAATCTCCCGTGGATCCCCGGGCTGCTCATCGCCCGGGAATCCACGGCGGGTCTTGTTACTTTCGCTTAATCCGGAACGAAGAGGTGAGGTCGTTGAAGTTATACTGCGCCAGGTTCGGGACATCACACCCGCATCCCAGACCGCTCCCGGCGAAGTTGATGTCGTTGAACAACGTGTACTCGTAACCGGGGCTCACCTTGACCGAGGAGATGCGGTCGTTCCATTGCGCTCCGACCCAAGCGCTGTCGCTGGTCGCGCAAAAGCTCTCGCCCCTGTAATCGCTGTCAACATAGAAGCAGACCCCGTTGCTTGCGCTACCGCCGTAGATGGCGCGAATGGCCTCGAGGTCGCCAACGGTAAAGCTGTTGACGCGGTCGTTGCCGACCAGCTCGGGGGGAAAGCCATTCTTGGGAACGTAATCCCAACGGCCGTTCACGAAGTAATTGCGGTAGTGCATCATTGACTCGAAGTCGTACGCGCCGATGGGAGTTCCTGCCGACCCCCAGTCAATGGCATTCTGGCTGCCACCCGCGTTGACGATGACCCAGTTATCGCGGTCTTGACGCACTTGCTCGTGCGCCAGCCCGACCGCGTGACCAAGCTCGTGCCTGGCGGGGTTCACACCGCAGCCCGCGCCCAGCGACAAGTCTTGCCGGCCCCCAATCTTGCCGACGTAACTCCAACATCCGTCGCTGGTGATGATGCGCACATAATCCGCCTGGTTGGTTCGGGGCACCCAGCGGATGGAA
Protein-coding sequences here:
- a CDS encoding choice-of-anchor A family protein, with the translated sequence MHCNSNEPGPEPASAPANLSTTAREVTAPHCPSSCLGIHLGDYNLFLREDFTSTGTIQGKLAVGGNIHLSGFSVGMGLPDSHASSTLVAGGNLTLTNGAVAGAAWYRGSYTAQGVTFSRGTATQGVPPDFVDFADRFAALENLSTHLASQPHHGITQSNAWSVTMSGTDPCLNVFTLNANDFSGHGDWTISAPADSFVLVNVFGQAPSYSGGTIQLVGIPSRRVLFNFVEATTLTAEGFRFQGTILAPKAHATIRSTGLDGGLYAKALNLQYAPANLNPLDEMAAAREEVCNAADDNCNGQVDEDFECTGSGSRNCTAWCGAEGTQACDAATCGYGECTSASCCRADADCASGFYCEDSRCTAQQENGSSCTSAHQCSTGQCVDGVCCNSACEGECDACNLEGHLGTCSLAPATVECRSAEGECDVAESCTGSSAACPGDAKKPATAECRGPAGACDVAEHCTGSSNHCPADGYASSTTQCREVGGECDVAESCTGTGASCPADSFQSAGTECTRDSNVCTRDVCDGAGSCGHPALPSDTSCGTSYGTWGSCGGFSDFCDTTGTQSRTVTASTCGTGTCSPSSTTWETQACTRAAPDTACAQPNYGEWSPCSYSDTCAQTGTQHRTVKRYAYSCATGQCEESTFTETQACTRSTAGVQCRAGGVCDVAEYCSNGSCPADAKMPTGASCDDGNAGTTGDRCDGAGVCTGCGDGVKNGAEVCDDGNIVTETSCPYGQATCIRCNATCTQVLNLTGEVPGRSCSRKTVTWSQSQPAWQGNSRTQGPYSCSGQVSAASDGASASVGASGSERDGSARFICDDGTWVLQQGSCNGKIVATSMPTKCASANPTEQMWIGWYVSDLKRCADTAGLNFWVGQFNNKTDCKFREGFYWHTFNGVSYNFAYADSCWRFAFQMSATLTGEWPRPPAYSTHVSPEVEADLCGSLAYPWTGISSTGMNCKFPPG
- a CDS encoding M12 family metallopeptidase codes for the protein MAREFEKVRGLHVRLRAAQREGGKMFNRGLRHAAFLALGLLSTACGEQEVEIQRLQELASDEVSAHEHELENDAVYRSQYPKGQTFQVRLAGLKNPVTAVLKGNYAFVGDQVIGEVSGTQVLSADKQVILHLDGDSQVGAMGSGIVNAAGQKWPGGVIPYEIDPAASAETRSAFAGAKADYDAKTSIRWVPRTNQADYVRIITSDGCWSYVGKIGGRQDLSLGAGCGVNPARHELGHAVGLAHEQVRQDRDNWVIVNAGGSQNAIDWGSAGTPIGAYDFESMMHYRNYFVNGRWDYVPKNGFPPELVGNDRVNSFTVGDLEAIRAIYGGSASNGVCFYVDSDYRGESFCATSDSAWVGAQWNDRISSVKVSPGYEYTLFNDINFAGSGLGCGCDVPNLAQYNFNDLTSSFRIKRK